A DNA window from Porphyromonas gingivalis ATCC 33277 contains the following coding sequences:
- the ribD gene encoding bifunctional diaminohydroxyphosphoribosylaminopyrimidine deaminase/5-amino-6-(5-phosphoribosylamino)uracil reductase RibD codes for MTPDPLYMRRAIELAQNAEGFTSPNPLVGAVLVAHGRIIGEGYHHCAGMPHAEVIAINSVRDRALLRESTLYVSLEPCSHYGKTPPCAELILREGIPHVVVAMLDPFPSVSGRGIKMLRDASVSVQVGLLAEEAEELNRHFLTAQRQHRPYVTLKWAESSDGFIDALRDDASTPPVRLSTPLTTRFVHHRRMIHDAILVGFRTALLDNPSLTVRHWYGRNPLRVVTDRHLALPRHLTLFDGSVPTLVFTEKEQPSGYPSSVSFVRIDPSRPPVEQMLAELHARGIQSLLVEGGACILRSFIDSGLYDDVRIERSTIILNEGVRAPHLPSY; via the coding sequence ATGACTCCCGATCCTCTGTATATGCGCCGTGCGATCGAATTAGCACAGAATGCCGAAGGGTTCACCTCTCCCAATCCGCTTGTCGGAGCAGTCCTTGTGGCTCATGGGCGTATCATCGGTGAGGGCTACCACCACTGTGCCGGCATGCCCCATGCCGAAGTCATCGCCATAAACTCTGTGCGAGACAGGGCTTTGCTCAGAGAAAGTACCCTCTATGTCAGTCTGGAGCCTTGCTCTCATTATGGCAAAACGCCTCCCTGTGCCGAGCTGATCCTTCGGGAGGGCATCCCTCATGTAGTGGTGGCCATGCTCGATCCTTTCCCATCCGTTTCAGGAAGAGGCATCAAGATGTTGCGTGACGCAAGTGTATCGGTCCAAGTGGGACTACTTGCAGAGGAAGCCGAGGAGCTGAATCGGCATTTCCTCACAGCCCAACGGCAACACCGTCCCTATGTCACACTCAAATGGGCAGAGAGTAGCGACGGATTCATTGACGCACTGCGCGACGATGCCTCCACCCCTCCTGTCAGGCTGAGTACACCTCTGACCACACGCTTTGTGCACCATAGACGAATGATACACGATGCCATATTGGTGGGGTTCCGTACCGCTCTTTTGGACAATCCCTCTCTGACGGTTCGGCATTGGTACGGCCGAAATCCGCTGCGTGTGGTCACAGATCGCCATCTGGCTCTCCCACGCCACCTCACCCTCTTCGATGGCAGTGTGCCCACACTGGTCTTTACCGAAAAAGAACAACCCTCCGGCTATCCCTCCTCTGTCTCTTTCGTCCGGATCGATCCCTCCCGCCCTCCCGTGGAGCAGATGCTGGCCGAACTGCATGCTCGCGGCATACAGTCGCTGTTAGTGGAGGGGGGTGCCTGTATACTCCGATCTTTCATTGACAGCGGTCTGTACGATGATGTACGTATCGAACGCAGCACCATTATCTTAAACGAGGGAGTTCGTGCTCCTCACCTTCCCTCTTACTGA
- the aspS gene encoding aspartate--tRNA ligase, which yields MYRTNTCGELRLSHLQQTVTLCGWVQRVRRMGGMTFVDLRDRYGTTQLVFNRDSAPAELCDRAEDLGREWVIRATGTVMERSSKNPNIPTGDIEIAVGEMDVLNRSEVPPFTIEDETDGGDDLRMKYRYLDLRRHCVRSNMELRHRMALEVRKYLDGEGFLEVETPMLIKSTPEGARDFVVPSRMNPGQFYALPQSPQTFKQLLMVSGFDRYFQIVKCFRDEDLRADRQPEFTQIDCEMSFVEQEDVLSTFEGMAKHLFRTIRHVEISEAFPRMTWHDAMKYYGSDKPDTRFDMRFVELMDVLKGHDFSVFDSAAYIGGICAKGAGSYTRKQLDALTDFVKRPQVGAKGMVYARVESDGSVKSSVDKFYTQETLQELRRTMEAEPGDLILILSGDDLMKTRKQLCELRLEVGSQLGLRDKNKFSCLWVVDFPLFEWDEETKRFYAMHHPFTSPKPEDIPLLDTDPGAVRANAYDMVINGVEVGGGSIRIHDSALQQKMFELLGFTPEKAQEQFGFLMNAFKYGAPPHGGLAYGLDRWVSLFAGLDSIRDCIAFPKNNAGRDVMIDAPSVIDEAQLQELFLELIPNEN from the coding sequence ATGTACAGAACAAATACCTGTGGCGAGTTGCGCCTTTCTCATCTGCAACAAACCGTTACCCTCTGCGGTTGGGTACAGCGCGTGCGCCGCATGGGCGGCATGACCTTTGTAGATCTGCGCGACCGTTACGGTACTACGCAGTTGGTTTTCAACCGTGATTCGGCACCTGCCGAACTATGCGACCGCGCCGAAGACTTGGGACGTGAGTGGGTGATCCGTGCCACGGGCACCGTCATGGAGCGCTCCAGCAAAAACCCGAATATCCCCACCGGCGATATAGAGATAGCAGTCGGAGAAATGGATGTGCTGAACCGCTCCGAAGTGCCGCCTTTCACCATCGAAGACGAGACCGACGGAGGCGATGACCTCCGCATGAAATATCGCTACCTCGACCTGCGCCGCCACTGCGTGCGCTCCAATATGGAACTGCGCCACCGGATGGCTCTGGAGGTGAGGAAGTATCTCGACGGCGAGGGATTCCTCGAAGTAGAGACCCCCATGCTGATCAAGTCCACGCCGGAGGGTGCCCGCGACTTTGTCGTACCCTCTCGGATGAATCCCGGCCAGTTCTACGCTCTCCCCCAGTCGCCTCAGACCTTCAAGCAGCTACTGATGGTAAGCGGCTTCGATCGCTATTTCCAGATCGTGAAGTGCTTCCGCGACGAAGACCTCCGCGCCGACCGCCAGCCTGAGTTTACACAGATCGACTGCGAAATGAGCTTCGTGGAGCAAGAGGATGTGCTGTCCACCTTCGAGGGTATGGCCAAGCACCTCTTCCGTACCATCCGTCACGTGGAGATTTCGGAAGCCTTCCCCCGTATGACGTGGCACGACGCCATGAAGTACTACGGATCGGACAAGCCCGATACGCGCTTCGATATGCGTTTCGTAGAACTGATGGATGTGCTGAAAGGCCACGACTTCAGCGTATTTGACTCCGCAGCTTACATCGGAGGTATCTGTGCCAAGGGAGCTGGCTCTTACACCCGCAAGCAGCTTGATGCACTGACGGACTTCGTGAAGCGTCCGCAGGTAGGAGCCAAAGGGATGGTATACGCCCGTGTGGAATCGGACGGCAGCGTCAAGAGCAGCGTGGACAAATTCTACACACAAGAGACGCTCCAAGAGCTTCGCCGGACGATGGAGGCAGAGCCGGGCGACCTGATTCTGATCCTCAGCGGAGACGACCTCATGAAGACGCGCAAGCAACTGTGCGAACTTCGCCTCGAAGTGGGTTCTCAGCTCGGTCTGCGCGACAAGAATAAATTCTCCTGCCTCTGGGTCGTGGACTTCCCCCTCTTCGAATGGGACGAGGAAACGAAGCGATTCTACGCCATGCACCACCCCTTCACCAGTCCGAAGCCGGAGGACATCCCTCTGCTCGATACCGATCCGGGTGCTGTGCGTGCCAATGCCTACGATATGGTGATCAACGGTGTCGAAGTCGGAGGTGGTTCCATTCGTATTCACGACAGTGCCCTGCAGCAGAAAATGTTCGAGTTGCTCGGCTTTACGCCGGAGAAAGCACAGGAGCAGTTCGGCTTCCTGATGAATGCTTTCAAGTATGGGGCACCTCCTCACGGCGGATTGGCTTACGGCTTAGACCGCTGGGTATCGCTCTTCGCCGGTTTGGACAGCATCCGCGACTGCATCGCCTTCCCGAAGAACAATGCCGGTCGGGATGTCATGATCGACGCCCCCTCTGTCATTGATGAGGCACAGCTCCAAGAGCTGTTCTTGGAACTGATACCGAATGAGAACTAA
- a CDS encoding M13 family metallopeptidase has translation MNKTIKFLCLAPAVIGALMLTGCNGNKGQTNDTDRKREPVPAIDLSAMDTSVRPQDDFYRYCNGNWMKNNPLKPAYSRYGSFDILHDSTLERVHLIVDNLAAGQHEVGTNEYRIATLYRQAMDSIKRNKDGAAPLKEDLQKIEAIADRAAMVKYAAAKDNMGGSTFFGSYVYADAKNSEMNIFHITQTGLALDNRDYYLKQDAKSQQIREAYVAYLNKIAKLAGYDDEAATRIAKNAMKMETELAQICYSKEELRDTHRNYNKMAVKEFTNKYQGFDWTTYLADRQLTTLEEWDVEQLDFFKKFDSWFAKADLNEMRDYLLAGTISGAASYLSDDFEQARFDFFGKTLSGTTEMHPRWKRSVGMVSSFLGEALGEVYVKQYFPPEAKERMLKLVKNLQTALGERINMLTWMGDSTKMKAQEKLNSFIIKIGYPDKWKDYSKMEIKGDSYYADIKRASKWMHDDNMADLGKPVDRERWLMNPQDVNAYYNPTTNEICFPAAILQPPFFNMDADDAVNYGGIGVVIGHEMTHGFDDQGRNFDKDGNMINWWTAEDAQKFETTARKLADQFSEIYVADGVRANGNMTLGENIADQGGLLISYLAFRNAAKGEVMEEIDGFTPDQRFFIGYARLWGQNIRPEEVLRLTQIDVHSLGELRVNQALRNIEAFYEAFNIQPTDKMYLQPEKRVVVW, from the coding sequence ATGAACAAGACAATCAAGTTTCTTTGCCTTGCGCCGGCAGTAATCGGCGCATTGATGCTGACCGGCTGCAATGGCAATAAGGGTCAGACTAACGATACTGACAGGAAGCGCGAGCCGGTACCGGCCATCGACCTCAGTGCCATGGATACATCCGTACGCCCACAGGACGACTTTTATCGCTACTGCAACGGCAATTGGATGAAAAACAATCCGCTCAAACCTGCTTATAGTCGCTACGGCTCATTCGACATCCTGCACGACAGCACCCTCGAGCGTGTACACCTGATTGTGGACAACCTTGCAGCAGGACAGCATGAAGTCGGCACTAATGAGTATCGTATAGCTACGCTCTATCGTCAAGCTATGGATAGCATCAAACGGAATAAAGACGGAGCAGCTCCTCTGAAGGAAGATCTTCAGAAGATCGAAGCCATTGCGGACAGAGCTGCTATGGTGAAGTATGCCGCTGCTAAGGACAATATGGGTGGAAGCACATTCTTCGGATCGTACGTTTATGCCGACGCCAAGAATAGCGAGATGAACATCTTCCATATCACCCAGACTGGCTTGGCTCTTGACAATCGAGACTACTATCTCAAGCAGGATGCCAAGTCTCAGCAAATACGCGAGGCGTATGTAGCTTATCTGAACAAAATTGCTAAGCTGGCCGGCTACGACGATGAAGCAGCTACCCGTATTGCCAAGAACGCCATGAAGATGGAAACCGAACTGGCACAAATCTGCTACAGCAAAGAAGAACTACGCGATACCCATCGTAACTACAATAAGATGGCAGTGAAGGAGTTTACGAATAAGTACCAAGGCTTTGATTGGACTACTTACCTCGCCGATCGTCAGCTCACCACCCTCGAAGAGTGGGATGTGGAGCAACTCGATTTCTTCAAGAAGTTCGACTCTTGGTTTGCCAAAGCCGATCTGAACGAAATGAGGGACTATCTCCTCGCCGGCACGATCAGCGGTGCAGCAAGCTATCTGAGCGATGACTTCGAGCAAGCCCGTTTCGACTTTTTCGGCAAGACGCTGAGTGGAACCACCGAAATGCATCCTCGCTGGAAACGTTCCGTAGGTATGGTAAGCAGCTTTCTGGGCGAAGCACTGGGCGAAGTTTATGTAAAGCAATACTTCCCACCCGAAGCAAAAGAGCGCATGCTCAAACTCGTCAAGAACCTGCAAACGGCTCTCGGAGAGCGCATCAACATGCTTACATGGATGGGCGACTCCACGAAGATGAAAGCTCAGGAAAAACTCAATTCCTTCATCATCAAGATCGGTTATCCCGACAAGTGGAAAGACTATTCCAAGATGGAAATCAAGGGAGACAGCTATTATGCCGATATCAAACGCGCCAGCAAATGGATGCATGACGACAATATGGCTGACCTCGGTAAGCCTGTAGATCGCGAGCGTTGGCTGATGAATCCGCAGGATGTCAATGCCTACTACAATCCGACCACGAACGAAATTTGTTTCCCTGCAGCCATCCTCCAACCTCCTTTCTTCAATATGGATGCAGACGATGCTGTCAATTATGGCGGTATCGGCGTAGTGATCGGACACGAGATGACGCATGGATTCGACGATCAAGGCCGCAACTTCGACAAAGACGGCAATATGATCAACTGGTGGACTGCTGAAGATGCTCAGAAGTTCGAGACCACAGCCCGAAAACTGGCCGATCAGTTCAGCGAGATCTACGTAGCCGATGGTGTTCGTGCCAATGGTAATATGACACTTGGCGAGAACATCGCAGATCAGGGCGGTCTCCTCATCTCTTATCTGGCTTTCCGCAATGCTGCCAAGGGTGAGGTAATGGAAGAAATCGACGGATTCACTCCCGACCAGCGTTTCTTTATCGGTTATGCCCGTCTATGGGGACAAAATATTCGTCCGGAAGAGGTTCTCCGTCTCACACAGATCGATGTGCACAGTTTGGGTGAGCTGCGCGTCAATCAAGCACTGCGCAATATCGAAGCTTTCTACGAAGCTTTCAATATACAGCCTACTGATAAGATGTATTTGCAACCCGAAAAGCGCGTAGTCGTTTGGTAA
- a CDS encoding diphosphate--fructose-6-phosphate 1-phosphotransferase: protein MAKSALHLARMSYQPKMPASLQGAVKIIEGKATEAVSDKEEIAAIFPRTYGLPLISFAPGGERTEYPPTNVGVILSGGQAPGGHNVIAGLFDEMKLLNPDSRLFGFLMGPDGLIEHKYRELTAEVIDEYRNTGGFDMIGSGRTKLDKPEQFEAGLEILRELDIKALVIIGGDDSNTNACILAEYYASIEAGIQVIGCPKTIDGDLKNKQIETSFGFDTAAKVYSELIGNIQRDCNSARKYWHFIKLMGRSASHITLECALQTHPNICIVSEEVEANNYYLDDVVTYIAETVVRRSEAGMNFGTVLIPEGLIEFLPAMKRLIKELNEFLSQNDAEFKLIKRSAQRQYIKNKLSPENSRLYDSLPVDVARQLIADRDPHGNVQVSLIATEKLLADMTAQKLAEWAEEGRFQGRFSTLTHFFGYEGRCAMPSNFDANYCYCLGRAASILIAAGKTGYMAAIKNTADPVSEWEAGGVPMTMMMNMERRSGKMKPVIRKALVDMDGEPYRALREMRREWALSTEYVYPGPIQFFGPEHVCDSPTMTLRLEKNDR from the coding sequence ATGGCAAAGAGTGCACTACATCTGGCGCGGATGTCCTACCAGCCTAAAATGCCTGCATCTCTGCAGGGAGCAGTGAAGATAATAGAAGGAAAAGCTACGGAGGCGGTTTCGGACAAAGAAGAGATTGCTGCTATTTTTCCCCGTACATACGGCTTGCCGCTTATTTCTTTCGCACCTGGAGGAGAGCGGACGGAGTATCCTCCTACGAATGTGGGGGTTATCCTTTCGGGCGGACAGGCTCCGGGTGGACACAATGTGATAGCCGGTCTGTTCGATGAGATGAAGCTGCTCAACCCAGATAGCCGGCTCTTCGGATTTCTTATGGGACCGGATGGCCTGATCGAGCATAAGTATCGCGAACTGACTGCTGAGGTAATAGATGAATACCGCAATACGGGGGGCTTCGACATGATCGGATCCGGACGCACCAAGCTGGACAAGCCCGAACAGTTCGAAGCCGGACTGGAGATATTGCGAGAGTTGGACATCAAGGCATTGGTCATCATCGGTGGCGACGACTCCAACACCAACGCCTGCATCCTGGCCGAGTACTATGCCTCGATCGAAGCCGGAATACAAGTGATCGGCTGTCCGAAGACGATCGACGGCGACTTGAAAAACAAACAGATAGAAACCTCCTTCGGCTTCGACACGGCCGCCAAAGTCTATAGCGAACTGATCGGTAATATCCAGCGCGATTGCAATTCGGCCCGGAAGTACTGGCACTTCATCAAGCTGATGGGGCGTTCGGCATCTCATATTACACTGGAGTGCGCCCTCCAGACCCACCCCAATATCTGTATCGTATCCGAAGAGGTGGAGGCCAACAATTACTATCTGGACGATGTGGTGACCTATATCGCCGAGACCGTGGTGCGCCGGTCGGAGGCAGGAATGAACTTCGGGACGGTACTGATTCCGGAGGGGTTGATCGAATTCCTGCCGGCCATGAAGAGGTTGATCAAGGAGCTGAACGAGTTTCTCTCCCAAAATGATGCCGAATTCAAGCTCATCAAACGTTCGGCACAGAGACAGTATATCAAAAACAAACTCAGTCCCGAGAATTCGCGCCTGTACGACAGCTTGCCGGTGGATGTGGCTCGACAGTTGATTGCCGATCGCGACCCTCACGGCAATGTGCAGGTTTCACTCATTGCCACCGAGAAGCTCTTGGCAGACATGACGGCTCAGAAGCTGGCCGAATGGGCGGAAGAAGGACGATTTCAGGGGCGGTTTAGTACGCTTACCCACTTCTTCGGCTACGAAGGACGCTGTGCCATGCCCTCCAACTTCGATGCCAACTACTGCTACTGTCTCGGACGTGCAGCTTCTATCCTGATCGCAGCGGGAAAGACGGGCTACATGGCTGCGATCAAGAATACGGCAGATCCTGTATCCGAATGGGAAGCAGGCGGCGTGCCCATGACGATGATGATGAATATGGAGCGTCGGAGCGGAAAAATGAAGCCCGTGATTCGAAAAGCATTGGTGGATATGGATGGTGAACCGTACCGAGCATTGCGCGAGATGCGTCGCGAATGGGCGTTGAGCACCGAGTACGTTTACCCCGGCCCGATACAGTTCTTCGGCCCCGAACATGTATGCGATAGCCCCACGATGACACTCCGCTTGGAAAAGAACGATCGCTGA
- a CDS encoding regulatory protein RecX, with translation MKTEEELLNRMQAYCARTEHCRSEVAAKLRQAGTDELMIERLLQRLVEDRFIDEDRFARAYARDKYRFNGWGPKRIASELAKRRIPDSIIGSTLLDLEEGEDKIEDNLPRLLERKLRSIKDTDDRGRLHRLVRWAVGRGFEYEQVMREASRLLRKGYEEDS, from the coding sequence ATGAAGACAGAGGAGGAACTACTGAATCGGATGCAAGCCTACTGCGCCCGTACGGAACATTGCAGATCAGAAGTGGCAGCCAAACTGCGGCAGGCAGGGACGGACGAGCTAATGATAGAGCGGCTGCTGCAGCGGCTTGTGGAAGATCGGTTCATTGATGAGGATCGTTTTGCCCGTGCTTATGCTCGTGACAAATACCGATTCAATGGCTGGGGCCCCAAGCGCATTGCTTCGGAACTGGCCAAACGGCGTATTCCGGATTCGATCATCGGTTCGACCTTATTGGATTTGGAGGAGGGAGAAGATAAGATAGAGGATAACCTGCCGCGTCTCTTGGAGCGCAAACTTCGAAGCATAAAGGATACGGACGATCGCGGTCGTCTGCACCGCTTGGTGCGCTGGGCTGTGGGACGAGGATTCGAATACGAACAGGTGATGAGGGAGGCATCACGCCTCCTCCGCAAAGGGTATGAGGAAGACAGCTAA
- a CDS encoding RNA polymerase sigma factor, with protein MSSFHKLTDDELVSLYTEGCDEAFDVILSRYDAVVHTYIRFSVSDADLAEDIFQDTFIKVIHTLRRGQYIPTGKFKAWLLRLAHNLVMDHYRRVRGEGARLQSFDDDDAAPVEKVADSNLTAEEQLIELATIEELEQYLSVLPEVQQEVVRMRYWEDMSFREIADATGVSINTALGRMRYALINLRKMMGMSA; from the coding sequence ATGAGCAGTTTCCACAAGCTGACTGATGATGAATTGGTCAGCCTTTATACAGAAGGATGCGATGAGGCTTTCGATGTCATACTGTCCCGGTATGATGCTGTAGTTCATACTTACATCCGTTTTTCCGTGAGCGATGCCGATTTGGCGGAGGATATTTTTCAGGACACTTTTATCAAGGTGATCCATACGCTTCGTCGCGGACAATACATCCCCACCGGCAAGTTCAAAGCTTGGCTGCTACGCCTTGCGCACAACCTCGTGATGGATCACTACCGCCGGGTCAGAGGGGAAGGAGCCAGGTTGCAGTCTTTCGATGATGACGACGCCGCTCCTGTCGAAAAGGTGGCGGACAGCAATCTGACGGCGGAAGAACAACTGATCGAACTGGCTACTATCGAAGAGCTGGAACAGTACCTGAGCGTCCTGCCCGAAGTGCAGCAGGAAGTAGTGAGAATGCGCTACTGGGAGGACATGAGCTTCCGAGAGATTGCAGATGCTACCGGAGTAAGCATCAATACGGCACTCGGCCGAATGCGATATGCGCTGATCAATCTGCGCAAAATGATGGGCATGTCGGCTTAG
- a CDS encoding DUF1661 domain-containing protein: protein MLLTFPLTEFTHCNRWNCGAYSARFRRVNYFVYAREIFHSRTKTKKIPRHVFSPHAPCVFGLRTAIRRQSRRMLETDCMQSNHRVSYTT from the coding sequence GTGCTCCTCACCTTCCCTCTTACTGAATTTACGCACTGCAATCGATGGAATTGCGGCGCGTATTCTGCGAGATTTAGGCGCGTAAATTACTTCGTTTACGCGCGAGAAATTTTTCATTCCCGAACCAAAACGAAAAAAATCCCGCGCCACGTTTTCTCGCCCCATGCCCCATGCGTTTTTGGTCTGAGAACTGCTATACGAAGGCAGAGCCGTCGGATGTTGGAAACAGACTGCATGCAGTCAAATCACAGAGTCTCTTACACTACGTAA
- the prmC gene encoding peptide chain release factor N(5)-glutamine methyltransferase: MITLNEAQQRIESTLNGRYDKDELRSIMRELLTEATGLSRSALLLADKDTLLSTEASQALSRYLDRMKTGMPLQYAVGHAPFFGYEFAVNPSVLIPRPETEELVELILRKERPAAAPLCLLDVGTGSGCLAITLARELRAKVWAMDISPDALATARTNVGEDDRIFFFEGDILSPDNRWDVLPPVDIIVSNPPYIMPAESADMAYHVLGHEPALALFAPEEDPLLFYKAIANLSGSGKLRSGGRLYVELNPLLAEATCEVFSAKVGWCEVRLHMDLSGKSRFLSAKYLPANKA, from the coding sequence ATGATTACGCTTAACGAAGCTCAACAGCGAATCGAATCGACACTGAACGGTCGATACGACAAGGACGAACTGCGCAGCATCATGCGAGAGCTACTGACCGAAGCAACCGGCCTAAGCCGCTCCGCACTTTTGCTTGCAGACAAAGATACGCTTTTATCGACCGAAGCATCGCAGGCTCTATCTCGCTATCTGGATCGTATGAAGACAGGAATGCCGCTACAGTATGCCGTGGGACATGCGCCTTTCTTCGGGTATGAATTTGCGGTAAATCCTTCTGTGCTGATTCCCCGTCCTGAGACGGAGGAACTGGTGGAGTTGATCCTGCGAAAGGAGAGGCCTGCGGCGGCTCCGCTTTGTCTGCTCGATGTCGGCACGGGCAGCGGATGTCTGGCCATCACATTGGCACGAGAACTTCGAGCCAAAGTATGGGCGATGGATATTTCACCCGATGCTTTAGCTACGGCTCGTACCAATGTCGGAGAAGACGACCGGATATTTTTCTTCGAGGGCGATATTCTTTCTCCCGATAATCGTTGGGACGTACTCCCCCCCGTGGACATTATCGTCAGCAATCCTCCGTACATCATGCCTGCGGAAAGTGCCGATATGGCGTATCATGTGCTGGGACATGAACCGGCCTTGGCTCTCTTTGCGCCCGAGGAGGATCCTCTCCTTTTCTACAAAGCCATTGCCAACCTTTCCGGCAGCGGTAAACTACGCTCCGGCGGACGGCTTTATGTGGAGCTGAATCCGCTGCTGGCCGAAGCCACATGCGAAGTGTTTTCGGCCAAAGTGGGATGGTGTGAAGTCCGATTGCACATGGATCTCTCCGGCAAGAGCCGTTTTCTCTCGGCAAAATATTTACCCGCTAACAAAGCATGA
- a CDS encoding nucleotidyltransferase family protein encodes MKPTLFVLAAGMGSRYGSLKQLDGIGPGGDTIMDYSVYDAIRAGFGRLVFVIRHSFEKEFREKILTKYEGRIPVELVFQELDCLPEGFSCPEGREKPWGTNHAVLMGRDAIREPFAVINADDFYGRNGFEVLARKLMTLEGKQGEYCMVGYRVGNTLSESGGVSRGVCQVDEKHLLTGVVERTGIERTDGTISFRDETGKICTLAEDAPVSMNMWGFTPDYFDYSEELFINFLNAHGQELKSEFFIPFVVNDLIRSGRASVEVLDTTARWFGVTYSDDRPGVVAKLRELTEAGEYPTKLF; translated from the coding sequence ATGAAACCCACACTTTTTGTTTTGGCTGCGGGTATGGGCAGCCGCTATGGTAGTCTCAAGCAATTGGACGGCATAGGCCCCGGTGGCGATACGATCATGGACTATTCCGTCTATGATGCCATTCGTGCCGGATTCGGTCGGCTGGTCTTCGTAATCCGTCATTCATTCGAGAAAGAATTCCGAGAAAAAATTCTGACCAAGTACGAAGGCCGTATCCCTGTCGAACTGGTTTTTCAGGAATTGGATTGCTTGCCGGAAGGATTCTCCTGTCCGGAAGGGCGCGAGAAACCTTGGGGAACGAATCACGCCGTTCTGATGGGACGAGATGCGATTCGCGAACCTTTTGCCGTCATCAATGCGGATGATTTCTATGGACGCAATGGTTTTGAAGTTCTGGCTCGTAAGCTCATGACTTTGGAAGGTAAGCAAGGCGAATACTGCATGGTCGGCTACCGTGTGGGTAATACCCTGAGCGAAAGCGGTGGCGTTTCGCGTGGAGTATGCCAGGTAGATGAAAAACATTTGCTTACCGGTGTGGTGGAGCGTACCGGCATCGAGCGCACAGACGGTACTATCTCATTCCGAGATGAGACCGGAAAGATATGTACGCTGGCAGAGGATGCACCCGTTTCGATGAATATGTGGGGATTCACTCCTGACTACTTCGACTATTCGGAAGAACTGTTCATCAACTTCCTGAATGCTCATGGGCAGGAGCTGAAGAGCGAGTTCTTCATTCCCTTCGTTGTGAACGATCTTATTCGCAGCGGTCGAGCTTCGGTGGAAGTGCTGGATACGACAGCCCGATGGTTCGGTGTCACTTATTCGGATGATCGCCCCGGTGTCGTAGCCAAACTACGCGAACTAACGGAAGCCGGAGAATACCCAACGAAATTGTTTTAA
- a CDS encoding ComF family protein: MRKTANGTGRHIRLLIRKVLDLFFPRYCPVCDSLLAETEIGVCPRCMVRMPRYIEGMQYGLDRLNGDVYIDALYGLFIFKEDGGVRPMIHALKYGGYSEIGEMLGRMAGRSYPFLSKDYDLIVPVPLHPRKQRKRGYNQALLIAQGLSRVTGIPVQEGLRRKVYTDSQTGQSYSERKSAMKGKFALSPNTRVAGIRVLLVDDVLTTGATVQAAAEPLAEAFAAKIGVLVAAVTKRPSNWSHYSDER; this comes from the coding sequence ATGAGGAAGACAGCTAACGGTACGGGCCGGCATATCCGATTGCTGATTCGTAAGGTGTTGGATCTGTTTTTCCCTCGCTATTGTCCTGTATGCGACAGCTTGCTCGCCGAGACGGAGATCGGGGTCTGTCCTCGTTGCATGGTGAGAATGCCGCGGTATATCGAAGGGATGCAATATGGATTAGATCGTCTGAATGGGGATGTTTATATCGACGCGCTGTACGGCCTTTTTATTTTCAAAGAGGACGGGGGTGTAAGGCCTATGATACACGCACTAAAATATGGAGGATACAGTGAGATCGGCGAAATGCTCGGACGAATGGCCGGCCGATCCTATCCTTTCCTGTCCAAGGATTACGATCTGATAGTACCGGTTCCTTTACACCCACGCAAACAACGTAAGCGTGGCTACAATCAGGCACTCCTCATCGCACAAGGATTAAGTCGCGTAACGGGAATACCTGTTCAAGAAGGTTTGCGCAGAAAGGTATATACGGACAGTCAGACCGGACAGTCCTATTCGGAACGAAAGTCAGCCATGAAAGGGAAGTTTGCCCTCTCCCCGAATACGCGCGTGGCCGGTATCCGTGTTCTTTTGGTGGACGATGTGCTGACTACCGGAGCTACGGTACAGGCTGCGGCCGAGCCATTGGCAGAAGCCTTTGCGGCCAAGATCGGTGTACTGGTGGCAGCCGTTACCAAGCGTCCCTCGAATTGGTCTCATTATTCTGATGAGCGATAG